The Streptomyces sp. NBC_01244 genome contains a region encoding:
- a CDS encoding ABC transporter permease, with protein MSTALPTVPVLHSEWIKIRSLRGTFGALIAVFAATVGIQVLTASLIGDVEAGSMGDDPLLAAFYSLNFGQVAAFAFGATALSSEFHNGALRTSLAAVPNRARLYLSKMAVIGGLAFLVGQLTALATFLGGQAFMGPYTLELGSPGTYRAIFGCGAYLAMMALLSAGLTAVLRSASAVLSLLIPFTLIVSFVLGAHAGGIAQYLPDRAGQMMMRLDTSVGLAPWAGFGVMVLWALVAVGGGWLAVRRRDA; from the coding sequence ATGAGCACCGCTCTGCCCACCGTCCCCGTCCTGCACTCGGAATGGATCAAGATACGGTCCCTGCGCGGCACCTTCGGGGCGCTGATAGCCGTCTTCGCCGCCACGGTGGGCATCCAGGTACTGACCGCCTCGCTCATCGGCGACGTAGAGGCCGGCAGCATGGGGGACGACCCGCTCCTCGCGGCCTTCTACAGCCTCAACTTCGGTCAGGTAGCCGCCTTCGCCTTCGGCGCGACCGCGCTGTCGTCCGAGTTCCACAACGGCGCGCTGCGCACGTCACTTGCCGCGGTACCGAACAGGGCGCGGCTCTACCTCTCGAAGATGGCCGTGATCGGCGGGCTGGCCTTCCTGGTGGGACAGCTCACCGCACTGGCGACCTTCCTCGGCGGGCAGGCTTTCATGGGCCCCTACACCCTGGAACTGGGCAGCCCGGGTACCTACCGTGCCATCTTCGGCTGCGGTGCGTACCTCGCGATGATGGCCCTGCTGTCGGCCGGACTGACGGCGGTGCTGCGCAGCGCTTCGGCCGTCCTGAGCCTGCTCATACCCTTCACGTTGATCGTGTCGTTCGTACTCGGGGCGCACGCCGGGGGCATCGCCCAGTACCTGCCGGACCGTGCGGGCCAGATGATGATGCGGCTGGACACCTCGGTGGGCCTCGCCCCCTGGGCCGGGTTCGGGGTCATGGTCCTGTGGGCGCTGGTCGCGGTGGGCGGCGGCTGGCTGGCGGTCCGGCGGCGGGACGCCTGA
- a CDS encoding ABC transporter ATP-binding protein, with protein sequence MNSIEIRELTKEFGRTRAVDHLTFDVMPGRVTGFLGPNGAGKSTTMRLLLGLDRITSGTATIGGRRFTELPDPLHRVGALLDAQSAHGGRTARDHLRFLAAANRIPMSRVEAVLEQSGIASAAKRRIKTFSLGMRQRLGIAAALLGDPEVLLLDEPTNGLDPEGIIWIRELMRGLAAEGRTVLVSSHLMTETAALADHLIVLGQGKLLADTSIEEFIDARSTPRVRLRTTDPVRLRATLAREDFELVIAEGGRWTVDGMQAEQLGVIAAREGIPMLELIDERASLEQAYLDLTADSAQFAATS encoded by the coding sequence ATGAACAGCATCGAGATCCGAGAACTGACCAAGGAATTCGGCCGGACCCGGGCCGTGGACCACCTCACCTTCGATGTCATGCCGGGCCGTGTCACCGGGTTCCTCGGGCCCAACGGGGCCGGGAAGTCGACCACGATGAGGCTGCTGCTGGGCCTCGACCGGATCACCTCCGGGACGGCCACCATCGGCGGCCGGCGGTTCACCGAACTCCCCGACCCGCTCCACCGGGTGGGAGCCCTGCTGGACGCGCAGTCGGCGCACGGCGGACGCACGGCCCGGGACCACCTGCGCTTCCTCGCCGCCGCCAACCGCATCCCGATGAGCCGCGTGGAGGCGGTCCTGGAGCAGTCCGGGATAGCCTCGGCGGCCAAGCGGCGGATCAAGACCTTCTCGCTGGGCATGCGTCAGCGCCTCGGCATAGCGGCCGCGCTGCTCGGAGACCCCGAGGTGCTGCTCCTGGACGAGCCCACCAACGGCCTCGACCCCGAAGGCATCATCTGGATCCGCGAGCTCATGCGCGGCCTGGCTGCCGAAGGGCGCACGGTCCTGGTCTCCAGTCACCTGATGACCGAGACCGCCGCCCTCGCCGACCACCTCATCGTCCTCGGGCAGGGCAAGCTGCTGGCCGACACCTCCATAGAGGAGTTCATCGACGCCCGCAGCACCCCGAGGGTGCGGCTGCGCACCACGGACCCCGTCCGGCTCCGGGCCACCCTGGCCCGGGAGGACTTCGAGCTGGTCATCGCCGAGGGCGGGCGGTGGACCGTGGACGGCATGCAGGCCGAGCAGCTCGGCGTCATCGCCGCCCGCGAAGGCATCCCGATGCTGGAACTGATCGACGAGCGGGCCTCCCTGGAGCAGGCCTACCTCGACCTCACCGCGGACAGCGCCCAGTTCGCCGCCACCAGCTGA
- a CDS encoding sensor histidine kinase: MHRLFRAALRPVTYSRWVHLCVPILMLAVWMFIEPEAPWVPLVLVIPMGLLPWMRVAEGLQAQFLLTPSERGARGARETEENSFSTVGSQTWSDRWRTLLWLEIRLVVSLATMMATVWLPMLTVQLVTAGLGSRVTQENVIPPGFPVWAAWLLAPLPPVLLIVLVVLLGDMITAIARRLLGPSAAERLTALEVRTEQLLERTRIARELHDSIGHALTVAVVQAGAARAAGDPEFTDRALSAIEETGRAALEDLDRVLRVLRESGQRPSQRPTLAEADRLFESARASGATVDAQLIGPLDQLPDPVSQEGYRILQEALTNVLRHCGPVPVRVRIGMVADRLDLEVTNPLPDRPSVMTGGGTGLRGMRERAALLGGETETGLYKGGWRVRTRLPLERIR; the protein is encoded by the coding sequence ATGCACCGACTGTTCCGCGCCGCACTGCGCCCAGTGACCTACTCGCGCTGGGTGCACCTGTGCGTTCCCATCCTGATGCTGGCCGTGTGGATGTTCATCGAGCCCGAGGCTCCGTGGGTGCCGCTCGTCCTCGTCATACCGATGGGACTGCTGCCCTGGATGCGGGTGGCCGAAGGGCTCCAGGCACAGTTCCTCCTCACCCCCTCCGAGCGCGGCGCCCGAGGCGCGCGGGAGACCGAGGAGAACAGCTTCAGCACCGTCGGGTCCCAGACCTGGAGCGACCGCTGGCGGACCCTGTTGTGGCTGGAGATACGGCTCGTCGTCTCCCTGGCCACGATGATGGCCACCGTGTGGCTGCCGATGCTGACGGTCCAGCTGGTCACGGCCGGACTCGGCAGCAGGGTCACCCAGGAGAATGTGATACCTCCCGGATTCCCGGTCTGGGCGGCGTGGCTGCTGGCTCCCCTTCCACCGGTCCTCCTGATCGTCCTCGTGGTCCTGCTCGGCGACATGATCACGGCCATCGCCCGCCGGCTGCTGGGGCCTTCGGCGGCGGAGCGGCTCACCGCGCTGGAGGTGCGGACCGAGCAGCTTCTGGAGCGCACGCGCATCGCGCGAGAGCTGCACGACTCCATCGGGCACGCGCTGACCGTGGCCGTGGTCCAGGCGGGGGCCGCGCGGGCGGCGGGCGATCCGGAGTTCACGGACCGTGCGCTGAGCGCGATCGAGGAGACGGGCCGGGCCGCCCTGGAGGACCTGGACCGGGTGCTGCGCGTCCTGCGGGAGTCCGGTCAGCGGCCGTCCCAGCGGCCCACCCTGGCGGAGGCCGACCGGCTGTTCGAGTCGGCGCGCGCCTCCGGCGCCACCGTCGACGCGCAACTGATCGGCCCGCTCGACCAGTTGCCCGACCCCGTGAGCCAGGAGGGGTACCGGATCCTGCAGGAGGCGCTGACCAATGTGCTGCGGCACTGCGGTCCCGTGCCGGTGCGGGTGCGGATCGGCATGGTCGCCGACCGGCTGGACCTGGAGGTGACCAATCCACTGCCGGACCGGCCCTCCGTCATGACCGGCGGCGGCACCGGACTGCGCGGGATGCGGGAGCGGGCCGCGCTGCTCGGCGGGGAGACCGAGACCGGGCTGTACAAGGGGGGTTGGAGGGTGCGTACGCGGCTGCCACTGGAGCGAATACGCTGA